A window of the Mesorhizobium opportunistum WSM2075 genome harbors these coding sequences:
- the argB gene encoding acetylglutamate kinase, translated as MTEITATAEMQAALLSRALPYMQRYEHKTVVVKYGGHAMGDIELGKAFARDIALLKQSGVNPIVVHGGGPQIGAMLAKMGIESKFEGGLRVTDQKTVEIVEMVLAGSINKEIVALINAEGEWAIGLCGKDGNMVFAEKARKTMIDPDSNIERVLDLGFVGEPVEVDRTLLDLLARSEMIPVLAPVAPGRDGHTYNINADTFAGAIAGACKATRLLFLTDVPGVLDKNKKLIDELTVAEARALIKDGTVSGGMIPKVETCIEAIERGVEGVVILNGKTPHSVLLELFTEHGAGTLIVP; from the coding sequence ATGACGGAGATAACCGCCACCGCCGAAATGCAGGCAGCCCTGCTGTCGCGGGCGCTGCCTTACATGCAGCGCTACGAGCACAAGACGGTCGTGGTGAAATATGGCGGCCACGCCATGGGCGATATCGAGCTCGGCAAGGCTTTCGCGCGCGACATCGCGCTGTTGAAACAATCCGGCGTCAACCCGATCGTCGTTCACGGCGGCGGGCCGCAGATCGGCGCCATGCTGGCCAAGATGGGCATCGAATCCAAGTTCGAGGGCGGCCTGCGCGTCACCGACCAGAAGACGGTCGAGATCGTCGAGATGGTGCTGGCCGGCTCGATCAACAAGGAGATCGTCGCCCTGATCAACGCCGAGGGCGAATGGGCGATCGGCCTGTGCGGCAAGGACGGCAACATGGTCTTCGCCGAAAAGGCGCGCAAGACCATGATCGACCCGGACTCCAACATCGAGCGCGTGCTCGATCTCGGTTTCGTCGGCGAGCCGGTCGAGGTCGACCGCACGCTGCTCGATCTCCTGGCGCGCTCCGAAATGATCCCGGTGCTGGCGCCGGTGGCGCCCGGCCGCGACGGCCACACCTACAACATCAACGCCGATACCTTCGCCGGCGCCATTGCCGGGGCTTGCAAGGCCACGCGCCTGCTGTTCCTCACCGACGTGCCCGGCGTGCTCGACAAGAACAAGAAGCTGATCGACGAATTGACCGTCGCCGAGGCGAGGGCACTGATCAAGGACGGCACCGTCTCGGGCGGCATGATCCCCAAGGTCGAGACCTGCATCGAGGCGATCGAGCGCGGGGTCGAAGGCGTCGTCATCCTCAACGGCAAGACGCCGCATTCGGTGCTGCTCGAACTTTTCACCGAACATGGCGCCGGCACGCTGATAGTGCCCTGA
- a CDS encoding amidase, with the protein MSVERILWEEDATGLAGLVRKGELSAIELTEAAIARAEATRPEINATAEPLYEAARTRAKTMDRSLPLAGVPFAIKDLGIAIKGVPSHGGSRIPAWLPDVNSVMTERYLAAGLVPIVTSTSPEHGLRLMTESKAFGITRNPWNTGHTTGGSSGGAAALVAAGVVPVAHASDGGGSIRVPSACTGLVGLKTSRGRIPLTPLVSESWYGMVVDHAVTRSVRDCALLLDLTHGPDSLSPYAALPPKGTFAAAAARDPGKLSLAVYRKSPLGLPISAETMKALDIAVALAREGGHTVEDIDLPFIGRDFFADFCRTVASAVAGTLRAEAQRVGRAVTGDVERATRVLGRLGEMVSAGETYAALQRLHAASRQLITETAQYDAVLLPVIAHPPLACGAMDPRGADELIENLLDKLHLTPLLKVKSVFGQLMDKSLWFTHWPAIHNVSGQPSIALPVHVTDAGLPLGIQAAGRPGDEETLLSFAAQMEKISGWLKRRAPLMMP; encoded by the coding sequence ATGTCGGTCGAACGGATCCTGTGGGAAGAAGACGCAACCGGCCTTGCCGGCCTGGTGCGCAAGGGCGAGCTGTCCGCGATCGAGCTGACCGAGGCGGCGATCGCACGCGCCGAGGCCACTAGGCCTGAAATCAATGCCACGGCCGAGCCGCTCTATGAGGCCGCACGGACGCGGGCGAAAACAATGGACCGTTCGTTGCCGCTGGCCGGCGTGCCCTTTGCCATCAAGGATCTCGGCATCGCCATCAAGGGCGTACCGTCGCATGGCGGCAGCCGCATTCCCGCCTGGCTGCCCGATGTCAATTCGGTGATGACCGAGCGCTACCTCGCCGCCGGACTGGTCCCGATCGTCACCTCGACATCGCCGGAACATGGGCTGCGGCTGATGACCGAATCCAAGGCCTTCGGCATCACTCGCAATCCCTGGAACACCGGACACACCACCGGCGGCTCGTCCGGCGGTGCGGCAGCGCTGGTCGCAGCCGGCGTCGTGCCGGTGGCGCATGCCTCGGATGGCGGCGGCTCGATCCGCGTGCCGTCCGCCTGCACCGGGCTGGTCGGCCTCAAGACCTCGCGCGGCCGCATCCCGCTGACGCCGCTGGTGAGCGAAAGCTGGTACGGCATGGTGGTCGACCATGCTGTCACCCGCTCGGTGCGCGATTGCGCGCTGCTGCTCGACCTCACCCACGGTCCCGACTCGCTGTCGCCCTATGCCGCGCTGCCGCCGAAGGGCACATTCGCCGCTGCCGCCGCGCGCGATCCCGGCAAGCTCAGCCTGGCGGTCTACCGCAAATCGCCGCTTGGCCTGCCGATTTCGGCCGAGACGATGAAAGCGCTGGACATCGCGGTGGCGCTTGCCCGCGAAGGCGGCCACACCGTCGAGGACATCGACCTGCCCTTCATCGGGCGTGATTTCTTCGCCGACTTCTGCAGGACGGTTGCCTCCGCCGTGGCCGGTACGCTGCGGGCGGAAGCGCAGCGCGTCGGCCGTGCCGTTACCGGCGACGTCGAGCGTGCCACGCGGGTGCTCGGCCGGTTGGGCGAGATGGTTTCGGCCGGCGAGACCTATGCCGCCCTGCAGCGGCTCCACGCCGCTTCGCGACAGCTGATCACGGAGACCGCGCAGTACGATGCCGTGCTGTTGCCTGTTATCGCCCACCCGCCGCTTGCCTGTGGCGCCATGGATCCGAGAGGCGCCGATGAACTGATCGAGAACCTGCTCGACAAGCTTCACCTCACGCCCTTGCTTAAGGTGAAGTCCGTGTTCGGCCAGCTGATGGACAAGAGCCTATGGTTCACCCACTGGCCGGCGATCCACAATGTCAGCGGCCAGCCGTCGATTGCGCTGCCCGTCCATGTCACCGATGCCGGCCTGCCGCTCGGCATCCAGGCCGCCGGCCGGCCGGGCGACGAAGAAACGCTTTTGTCCTTCGCCGCACAGATGGAGAAGATTTCGGGCTGGCTGAAGCGGCGGGCGCCGCTGATGATGCCCTGA
- a CDS encoding sigma-70 family RNA polymerase sigma factor: MTPQDITKLIVRTSMKDRAAFDLLYRQTSAKLFGVCLRVLNDRGDAEEALQEVFVKIWTKADRFAVSDLSPISWLVAIARNHAIDRIRARRKPAADIDAALDVADPAPGPEAMAMAGDETERVHHCLDELEKDRAAAVRGAYLKGESYAELAERHGVPLNTMRTWLRRSLMKLRECLER; encoded by the coding sequence ATGACGCCGCAGGACATCACCAAGCTGATCGTCCGGACTTCGATGAAGGATCGGGCCGCGTTCGATCTGCTCTACCGGCAGACTAGCGCGAAACTTTTCGGCGTATGCCTTCGTGTATTGAACGACCGGGGAGATGCTGAAGAAGCGCTGCAGGAAGTCTTCGTCAAGATATGGACGAAGGCGGACCGTTTTGCTGTCTCCGATCTGAGCCCGATCTCCTGGCTGGTGGCGATCGCGCGCAATCATGCGATCGATCGCATCAGAGCGCGGCGCAAGCCTGCCGCCGATATCGATGCCGCGCTCGACGTGGCCGATCCGGCACCGGGACCTGAAGCGATGGCGATGGCGGGCGACGAGACCGAACGCGTCCATCATTGCCTCGACGAGCTGGAGAAGGACCGGGCGGCGGCCGTCCGGGGCGCTTATCTCAAGGGCGAAAGCTATGCCGAACTGGCGGAACGCCACGGCGTGCCGTTGAACACGATGCGTACCTGGCTGCGCCGCAGCCTGATGAAACTCAGAGAATGCCTGGAGAGATGA
- a CDS encoding anti-sigma factor, translating into MTLAEDNGPERGGDDMFAAEYVLGVLPADERQIASRRIDSETDFARLVDGWEVRLSPLADAYPEIEPPASVKAAVDRRLFASTPAAPAEPRAGLWSSLAFWRGLAVAAVAALALYIAVPYVNPVAVQPQTRLVASLAADGSDVKYLAVYDAAHHEVSLSHVSGERASGKDFELWMIEGKNAPVSMGVIPSGATAHIVVSPSAQQKLAQGAVLAVSLEPSGGSPTGQPTGPVVAAGNLKSI; encoded by the coding sequence ATGACGCTCGCAGAGGACAATGGACCGGAACGTGGGGGCGACGACATGTTCGCCGCCGAATACGTTCTCGGCGTGCTGCCGGCGGACGAGCGGCAGATCGCGTCCAGGCGCATCGATTCCGAGACCGATTTCGCGCGGCTTGTCGACGGCTGGGAGGTTCGCCTCTCGCCACTGGCTGACGCCTATCCGGAAATCGAGCCACCGGCATCGGTGAAGGCGGCTGTCGATCGACGCCTGTTTGCATCGACCCCGGCCGCACCCGCCGAACCCCGTGCAGGCCTCTGGTCCAGCCTCGCCTTCTGGCGCGGCCTCGCGGTGGCGGCGGTTGCCGCGCTCGCGCTCTACATTGCCGTGCCCTACGTCAATCCGGTGGCCGTCCAGCCGCAGACGCGGCTAGTCGCCTCGCTGGCCGCCGACGGCAGCGACGTCAAATACCTCGCCGTCTATGATGCCGCGCACCATGAAGTCAGCCTGTCGCATGTCTCCGGCGAGCGCGCTTCCGGCAAGGACTTCGAACTGTGGATGATCGAAGGCAAGAACGCGCCGGTCTCGATGGGTGTCATCCCGAGCGGAGCGACCGCGCATATCGTCGTCTCGCCGTCGGCGCAGCAGAAGCTGGCGCAAGGCGCGGTGTTGGCCGTCAGCCTCGAACCGTCAGGCGGTTCGCCAACTGGGCAGCCGACCGGACCGGTGGTTGCCGCGGGCAATTTGAAGAGCATCTAA
- a CDS encoding fasciclin domain-containing protein, translating to MRKFATLLLAGTIAVSALATAAYAENPMVGGAAMFANKTIVENAVNSKDHTTLVAAVKAAGLVETLQGAGPFTVFAPTNEAFAALPAGTVDTLLKPENKDKLAKILTCHVIGAKAMGADVAAMAKADGGTHKVKTAGGCELSLKADGGKVTVTDENGNVANVTIADVEQSNGVIHVIDKVLLPKM from the coding sequence ATGCGTAAATTCGCCACCCTTTTGCTTGCCGGTACGATCGCCGTTTCCGCGCTTGCCACCGCCGCCTATGCCGAAAACCCGATGGTCGGCGGCGCCGCCATGTTTGCCAACAAGACCATCGTCGAAAACGCCGTCAATTCGAAGGACCACACGACGCTGGTCGCGGCCGTCAAGGCTGCCGGCCTGGTCGAAACCCTGCAGGGCGCCGGTCCGTTCACCGTTTTCGCGCCGACCAACGAAGCCTTTGCCGCCCTGCCGGCCGGCACGGTCGACACGCTGCTCAAGCCCGAGAACAAGGACAAGCTCGCCAAGATCCTGACCTGCCATGTCATCGGCGCCAAGGCGATGGGCGCCGACGTGGCCGCGATGGCCAAGGCCGACGGCGGCACCCACAAGGTCAAGACCGCCGGCGGCTGCGAGCTGTCGCTCAAGGCCGATGGCGGCAAGGTCACCGTCACCGACGAGAACGGCAATGTCGCCAATGTGACGATCGCCGATGTCGAGCAGTCCAACGGCGTCATCCACGTCATCGACAAGGTCCTGCTCCCGAAGATGTGA
- the msrB gene encoding peptide-methionine (R)-S-oxide reductase MsrB, translated as MNRRDFLLSGVAAVGVVGAAATLLRMGSPQAAQAAEKFEVTKTDDEWKAILSPAAFDVLRKEGTEYPGTSPLLNEHRKGIFACAGCDLPVYPSETKFDSGTGWPSFWQEIANGIGKTEDRSLGMTRTEVHCRRCGGHLGHVFDDGPAPTGLRHCINGVALTFKPATA; from the coding sequence ATGAACCGTCGCGACTTTCTTTTGAGCGGCGTCGCTGCCGTTGGTGTCGTCGGGGCCGCAGCCACCTTGCTGCGCATGGGCAGCCCGCAGGCAGCTCAAGCCGCCGAGAAGTTCGAGGTCACCAAGACCGACGACGAATGGAAGGCCATCCTGTCGCCGGCCGCCTTCGACGTGCTGCGCAAGGAAGGCACCGAATATCCGGGCACCAGCCCGCTGCTCAACGAGCACCGCAAGGGCATATTCGCCTGTGCCGGCTGCGACCTGCCGGTCTATCCCTCGGAGACGAAATTCGATTCCGGCACCGGCTGGCCGAGCTTCTGGCAGGAGATCGCCAATGGCATAGGCAAGACCGAGGACCGGTCGCTGGGCATGACCCGCACCGAGGTGCATTGCCGCCGCTGCGGCGGCCATCTCGGCCATGTCTTCGACGACGGCCCGGCGCCGACCGGCCTGCGCCATTGCATCAACGGCGTGGCGCTGACCTTCAAGCCCGCCACGGCCTGA
- a CDS encoding DHA2 family efflux MFS transporter permease subunit, whose translation MATATITAGSARPSVPDTISTRRIIAFLAMVFGMFMAILDIQIVSASLAEIQAGLSASSDEIPWVQTAYLIAEVVMIPLSGFLSRMLSTRVLFTIAAAGFTAASALAATATNIDQMIVYRAVQGFIGGGMIPSVFAAAFTIFPPSRRAIVSPMIGLVATLAPTIGPTVGGYISHAFSWHWLFLVNVVPGILVATAAWSLIDFDKPNLKLFSKFDWWGLAGMAAFLGCMEYVLEEGPNNDWLQDHAVFICAIIMTIGAVVFFWRVFTAEEPIVDLRAFSNINFAFGSLFSFVIGIGLYGLTYLYPVFLGRIRGYDSMMIGEALFVSGLAMFVTAPISGILSSKMDLRLMMMIGFFGFATGTWWMTHLTADWDFYELLIPQILRGCSMMLCMVPINNIALGTLPPDRLKNASGLFNLTRNLGGAVGLALINTVLIDRNAFHYARLSEHVQWGSAAAQTKLQNMTLNFEQTTGLDAASAAISKLSGMVQQQAALLSFMDVFYMLTVLFATLGLFTMLINKPAAPGGGGGGGH comes from the coding sequence ATGGCAACCGCAACAATCACCGCAGGATCGGCACGGCCGTCCGTCCCTGACACCATTTCCACACGCCGCATCATTGCCTTCCTGGCGATGGTGTTCGGCATGTTCATGGCGATCCTGGACATCCAGATCGTCTCCGCCTCGCTGGCCGAGATCCAGGCGGGCTTGAGCGCCAGCTCCGATGAGATTCCGTGGGTGCAGACGGCCTATCTGATCGCCGAGGTGGTCATGATCCCGCTGTCGGGCTTCCTCAGCCGCATGCTCTCGACGCGCGTGCTGTTCACCATCGCGGCGGCCGGCTTCACCGCCGCCAGCGCGCTCGCCGCGACCGCCACCAACATCGACCAGATGATCGTCTACCGCGCCGTGCAGGGTTTCATCGGCGGTGGCATGATCCCGAGTGTCTTTGCCGCGGCCTTCACCATCTTCCCGCCCTCGCGCCGCGCCATCGTCTCGCCGATGATCGGCCTGGTGGCGACGCTGGCGCCGACCATCGGCCCGACCGTCGGCGGCTATATCAGCCATGCCTTTTCATGGCACTGGCTGTTCCTGGTCAATGTCGTGCCCGGCATTCTGGTGGCGACCGCCGCCTGGTCGCTGATCGACTTCGACAAGCCCAATCTCAAGCTGTTCAGCAAGTTCGACTGGTGGGGTCTTGCCGGCATGGCGGCGTTCCTCGGCTGCATGGAATATGTGCTCGAGGAAGGCCCCAACAACGACTGGCTGCAGGATCATGCCGTGTTCATCTGCGCCATAATCATGACCATCGGCGCGGTGGTCTTCTTCTGGCGCGTCTTCACCGCCGAGGAGCCGATCGTCGACCTCCGGGCCTTCAGCAACATCAACTTTGCTTTCGGCTCGCTGTTCTCCTTCGTCATCGGCATCGGCCTCTACGGGCTTACCTATCTCTATCCGGTCTTCCTCGGCCGCATCCGCGGCTACGATTCGATGATGATCGGTGAGGCGCTGTTCGTTAGCGGCCTGGCCATGTTCGTCACCGCGCCGATCTCCGGCATCCTGTCGAGCAAGATGGATTTGCGGCTGATGATGATGATCGGCTTCTTCGGCTTCGCCACCGGCACGTGGTGGATGACGCACCTGACCGCCGACTGGGATTTCTATGAGCTGCTGATCCCGCAGATCCTGCGCGGCTGTTCGATGATGCTGTGCATGGTGCCGATCAACAACATCGCGCTCGGCACCTTGCCGCCCGACCGGCTGAAGAATGCGTCCGGCCTGTTCAACCTGACGCGCAACCTCGGTGGTGCCGTCGGCCTTGCCCTCATCAACACCGTGCTGATCGACCGCAATGCCTTCCACTATGCAAGGCTGTCTGAGCACGTGCAGTGGGGCAGTGCGGCCGCGCAGACCAAGCTGCAGAACATGACGCTCAATTTCGAGCAGACCACCGGCCTCGATGCCGCCAGTGCGGCGATCTCCAAGCTGTCGGGCATGGTCCAGCAGCAGGCGGCACTTCTGTCCTTCATGGACGTGTTCTACATGCTGACGGTGCTGTTCGCGACGCTTGGCCTGTTCACCATGCTGATCAACAAGCCGGCCGCGCCCGGTGGCGGCGGAGGCGGCGGCCACTAA
- a CDS encoding HlyD family secretion protein has translation MSSNAPSTAEVRPFPSAKVAPATEAPEIPVQPAAAPPPAEAPAKKKRSVRSFLLPIIGVALLGAGAWYGYDYWMTGRFMISTDDAYVQADMAFVSPKISGYVDQVKVSENQLVKAGDPLLTIDDGDYKIAVAQADAQIATLSKTLDRIDAQTKAAQASLQQAQAQKVADQAAASNAARAQQRAAQLVKTHVGTQAQLDDAQTALDQANAALVGADAQIAAAQANIGVLEAQRAESASTLASLQLSRDKAARDLSFTVLKAPYDGVVGNRSVEQGDLVSPGQKLAVVVPMDKLYIVANFKETQLARLVPGEKVNISVDAIDGQPIQGTVSSLAPASGAVFSLLPPENATGNFTKVVQRVPVRIDVPADALKTGKLRAGLSVVVNVDSRTAPAATTN, from the coding sequence ATGTCCTCAAACGCGCCATCCACCGCCGAAGTCCGTCCGTTCCCCAGCGCCAAGGTTGCGCCGGCGACGGAAGCACCGGAAATTCCTGTCCAGCCGGCCGCCGCGCCGCCGCCGGCGGAAGCCCCCGCAAAGAAGAAGCGTTCGGTGCGCTCCTTCCTGCTGCCGATTATCGGCGTTGCCCTGCTCGGCGCCGGCGCCTGGTATGGCTATGACTATTGGATGACCGGCCGTTTCATGATCTCGACCGACGACGCTTACGTCCAGGCCGACATGGCGTTCGTCTCGCCGAAGATTTCCGGCTATGTCGATCAGGTCAAGGTGAGCGAGAACCAGCTGGTCAAGGCCGGCGACCCGCTGCTGACGATCGATGACGGCGACTACAAAATAGCTGTCGCCCAGGCTGACGCGCAGATCGCCACGCTGTCGAAGACGCTCGACCGTATCGACGCGCAGACCAAGGCCGCGCAGGCTTCCCTGCAGCAGGCGCAGGCGCAGAAGGTCGCCGACCAGGCCGCGGCCAGCAATGCCGCCCGTGCCCAGCAGCGCGCCGCGCAGCTGGTCAAGACCCATGTCGGCACGCAGGCGCAATTGGACGACGCCCAGACTGCGCTCGACCAGGCCAATGCCGCGCTGGTCGGTGCCGACGCGCAGATCGCCGCCGCACAGGCCAATATCGGTGTGCTCGAAGCGCAGCGCGCCGAGTCGGCGAGCACGCTCGCCTCCTTGCAGCTCAGCCGCGACAAGGCCGCGCGCGATCTTTCCTTCACAGTGCTCAAGGCGCCCTATGACGGCGTCGTCGGCAACCGCTCCGTCGAGCAGGGCGACCTCGTCAGCCCCGGCCAGAAGCTTGCCGTCGTCGTGCCGATGGACAAGCTTTACATCGTCGCCAACTTCAAGGAGACCCAGCTTGCCCGGCTGGTTCCCGGCGAAAAGGTCAACATCTCGGTCGACGCCATCGACGGCCAGCCCATCCAGGGAACCGTTTCGTCGCTCGCTCCGGCCTCAGGCGCGGTCTTCTCGCTGTTGCCGCCGGAAAATGCCACCGGCAACTTCACCAAGGTCGTGCAGCGCGTCCCGGTCCGCATCGACGTCCCGGCCGATGCCCTGAAGACCGGCAAGCTGCGCGCTGGCTTGAGCGTTGTCGTCAACGTCGACAGCCGCACCGCACCTGCCGCGACGACCAACTAA
- a CDS encoding TetR/AcrR family transcriptional regulator → MADTTPDAENDKCEDLLDSLRRGRPAAGQDPVKRSQIIDGARRVFIDKGFEAASMNDITREAGVSKGTIYVYFANKEELFEALIEEERGSIFKNMYDLLDRSDDLRQTLVKFGKVLSMKITSARVIQAQRTVIGASDRIPDMGARFYERGPKRGHDRMVAFLNAAIERGLLRIDDVDLAAYQFTDLCLAGLFRQCIFAYRVKAPSQEEIEHIVRSGVDMFLKAYGTASLAEEERHQMIALEAKS, encoded by the coding sequence ATGGCCGACACAACGCCCGACGCCGAAAACGACAAATGCGAGGATCTGCTGGACAGCCTGCGCCGCGGCCGCCCGGCCGCCGGACAGGACCCGGTCAAGCGCAGCCAGATCATCGACGGCGCCCGCCGCGTTTTCATCGACAAGGGCTTCGAGGCCGCCTCGATGAACGACATCACGCGCGAAGCCGGCGTGTCGAAGGGCACCATCTATGTATACTTCGCCAATAAGGAAGAGCTGTTCGAGGCGCTGATCGAGGAAGAGCGCGGCAGCATATTCAAGAACATGTACGACCTGCTCGACCGTTCCGACGATCTGCGCCAGACGCTGGTGAAGTTCGGCAAGGTGCTGTCGATGAAGATCACCTCGGCCAGGGTCATCCAGGCGCAGCGCACCGTGATCGGCGCCTCCGACAGGATACCCGACATGGGCGCGCGGTTTTACGAGCGCGGCCCCAAACGCGGCCATGACAGGATGGTGGCCTTCTTGAACGCCGCCATCGAGCGCGGCCTGCTGCGCATCGACGACGTCGACCTTGCCGCCTATCAGTTCACCGATCTTTGCCTTGCCGGTCTTTTCCGGCAATGCATCTTCGCCTACCGCGTCAAGGCGCCGAGCCAGGAGGAGATCGAGCACATCGTCCGGTCGGGCGTCGATATGTTCCTGAAGGCCTATGGCACCGCAAGCCTGGCCGAGGAAGAACGCCACCAGATGATTGCCCTCGAGGCAAAGTCCTGA
- the yihA gene encoding ribosome biogenesis GTP-binding protein YihA/YsxC, whose product MNALNSTTIGTDLFTRGWIFIRGVPAMKFLPPEGPPEIAFAGRSNVGKSSLINALVNQKGLARTSNTPGRTQELNYFVPDGFSGEGADLPPMALVDMPGYGYATAPKEKVDEWTKLVFDYLKGRVTLKRVYVLIDARHGIKAKDDEVLSLLDKAAVSYQIVLTKTDKIKVAGVPRLIEETLAKIKKRPAAFPFVLATSSEKGEGLEELQAAIVLAANGG is encoded by the coding sequence TTGAACGCTTTGAACAGCACCACGATCGGCACCGACCTTTTCACGCGCGGCTGGATCTTCATCCGCGGCGTGCCGGCCATGAAGTTCCTGCCGCCGGAAGGGCCGCCGGAAATCGCCTTTGCCGGCCGCTCCAACGTCGGCAAGTCGTCGCTGATCAACGCGCTGGTCAACCAGAAGGGGCTGGCTCGCACCTCCAACACGCCGGGGCGCACGCAGGAACTCAACTATTTCGTGCCGGATGGATTTTCGGGCGAGGGCGCCGACCTGCCGCCAATGGCGCTGGTCGACATGCCGGGCTACGGCTACGCCACCGCGCCGAAGGAGAAGGTCGACGAGTGGACCAAGCTGGTCTTCGACTATCTCAAGGGCCGCGTCACGCTGAAGCGCGTCTATGTGCTGATCGACGCCCGCCACGGCATCAAGGCCAAGGACGACGAAGTGCTGTCGCTGCTCGACAAGGCTGCGGTGTCCTATCAGATCGTGCTGACCAAGACCGACAAGATCAAGGTCGCGGGCGTGCCGCGGCTGATCGAGGAGACGCTGGCCAAGATCAAGAAGCGTCCGGCGGCGTTTCCATTCGTCCTGGCGACGTCATCGGAAAAGGGTGAGGGTCTCGAGGAATTGCAGGCCGCCATCGTGCTTGCCGCCAATGGCGGGTGA
- a CDS encoding CatB-related O-acetyltransferase, with protein sequence MDGPNPGIKHPIPMHTRVGFLKPLVSAPNIEIGDFTYYDDPDGPDKFADKCVLHHYPFIGDKLIIGKFCAIAEGARFIMNGANHAMSGFSTYPFNIFGHGWENGFDPATWSKEVRGDTVVGSDVWIGMEAVILPGVQVGPGAIIAAKSVVTHDVPPYAIVAGNAAKVVKMRFDDRTIRRLLAVAWWDWPVDKIGRNLDAIRGADISLLEAAA encoded by the coding sequence ATGGACGGACCCAACCCCGGCATCAAGCACCCGATCCCGATGCATACGCGCGTCGGCTTCCTGAAGCCGCTGGTGAGCGCGCCGAACATCGAGATCGGCGACTTCACCTACTATGACGACCCCGACGGACCGGACAAATTCGCCGACAAATGCGTGCTGCACCATTATCCTTTCATTGGCGACAAGCTGATCATCGGCAAGTTCTGCGCCATTGCCGAAGGCGCGCGCTTCATCATGAACGGCGCCAACCATGCCATGTCCGGCTTTTCGACCTATCCGTTCAACATCTTCGGCCATGGCTGGGAAAACGGTTTTGACCCGGCGACATGGTCGAAGGAAGTGCGAGGCGACACCGTGGTCGGCAGCGACGTCTGGATCGGCATGGAGGCGGTGATCCTGCCGGGCGTGCAAGTCGGCCCTGGCGCCATCATTGCGGCGAAGTCCGTGGTGACGCACGATGTCCCGCCCTACGCCATCGTCGCCGGCAACGCGGCCAAGGTGGTGAAGATGCGGTTCGACGACAGGACGATCCGGCGGCTGCTGGCGGTGGCATGGTGGGACTGGCCGGTCGACAAGATCGGCCGCAACCTCGACGCCATCAGGGGCGCCGATATTTCTCTTCTGGAGGCAGCAGCTTGA
- a CDS encoding MarR family winged helix-turn-helix transcriptional regulator: MPISPNISFVLHDVARPLRKRFEQRSRTSGLTRAQWQVLAYLSLHEGIHQNRLADLIEIVPITLARLLDKMEARGFIESRPNPADRRAWLLYLTPLAHPLLEIMRANGQKTRDEAFDGLSSDAQQQLLQTLSLIKSNLLAACTQPAVDREKIHG; this comes from the coding sequence ATGCCAATCTCGCCCAATATCAGCTTCGTGCTGCACGATGTTGCGCGCCCGCTTCGAAAGCGGTTCGAGCAGCGTTCGCGGACGTCGGGGCTGACCCGGGCGCAATGGCAGGTGCTGGCTTATCTGTCGCTGCATGAAGGCATTCACCAGAACAGGCTCGCCGACCTCATCGAGATCGTGCCGATCACGCTTGCCCGGCTGCTCGACAAGATGGAGGCGCGCGGTTTCATCGAGAGCCGGCCCAACCCCGCCGACCGCCGGGCATGGCTGCTTTATCTGACCCCTCTGGCCCATCCGCTGCTCGAGATCATGCGCGCCAATGGCCAGAAGACGCGTGACGAGGCCTTCGACGGGCTTTCGTCGGATGCACAGCAGCAACTGCTGCAAACCCTAAGCTTGATCAAATCCAATCTGCTCGCGGCTTGCACCCAGCCTGCCGTCGACCGGGAGAAAATACATGGCTGA